The region GAACAGATCGTGGCGGATGATTTCGCTGGCAATGGCCTGGGTTTCGTCATCCAGCAGGACTACGTGGTCGCTGTCCCAGCGCACCGGACGGCTGACGTGCAGCAGCAGGCGTGGCACGAAGAGCATGGCGGCGGAGATCTTGTCGGAGATCACCTCGGTCGGGTGGAAGTGACCGGCATCCAGGCACAGCGCGGTCTGGCGGCTGGTGGCGTAGCCCATGTAGAACTCGTTTGAGCCGACGGTGTAGCTCTCTGCGCCAATGCCGAACAGCTTGCTCTCAACGGCATCAATGTGGTGCGCCGGATCCAGCTTCTCGCTGATGGCTTCATCCAGCGCGGCCAGCAGGCGCTGACGCGGGGCCAGTCGGTCTACAGTGATGTCCTTCATGCCGTCCGGGATCCAGATGTTCATGACTGACGGCGTGCCGAGCTGCTCGCCGAAGTATGCGGAGACGCGGCGGCTGGCTTTGACATGGTCGATCCAGAACTGACGGATGTCGTCGTTGGCGTGCGCAAGGGTAAACCCGTCCGCGCTCAGCGGATGTGAAAAACAGGACGGGTTAAAATCCAGCCCCAGTTTGTTGGCTTTCGCCCACTCCACCCAGTTCTTAAAGTGTTCCGGTTTGATTTCGTTACGCGCGACCGGCTCGTCGGACTCCAGATAAATAGCGTGCAGATTCAGGCGTTTTGGCCCGGGGATCAGGCTCAGCGCCAGCTCCAGATCCGCACGCAGTTCGGTGGCGTTGCGCGCTTTGCCCGGGTAGTTACCCGTGGCCTGAATGCCACCCGTCAGGGAACCGCCTGGGTTCTCGAAACCGGCGACGTCATCGCCCTGCCAGCAGTGCATAGAGACGGGCAGACGGTCGAGCTGGCGCAGCGCCTCTTCGACATCCACGCCAACGGCGGCGAAACGCTGTTTAGCCAGGTCCCAGGCTTGTTCAAGTTGAGTGGTCATGCGCAAAGCTCCTTAGTTAGTCGTTTTTGCTGAAACTGCGCCCGATAGCGGGCAATTTCATGGCAGGGATGGGGGGTGAAAGTGGTCAGGCTGTTATTCGCCGTCACCACCGAACGGAAATCGTCGACGTTTGAAAGTTCGT is a window of Enterobacter hormaechei ATCC 49162 DNA encoding:
- the rhaA gene encoding L-rhamnose isomerase, which encodes MTTQLEQAWDLAKQRFAAVGVDVEEALRQLDRLPVSMHCWQGDDVAGFENPGGSLTGGIQATGNYPGKARNATELRADLELALSLIPGPKRLNLHAIYLESDEPVARNEIKPEHFKNWVEWAKANKLGLDFNPSCFSHPLSADGFTLAHANDDIRQFWIDHVKASRRVSAYFGEQLGTPSVMNIWIPDGMKDITVDRLAPRQRLLAALDEAISEKLDPAHHIDAVESKLFGIGAESYTVGSNEFYMGYATSRQTALCLDAGHFHPTEVISDKISAAMLFVPRLLLHVSRPVRWDSDHVVLLDDETQAIASEIIRHDLFDRVHIGLDFFDASINRIAAWVIGTRNMKKALLRALLEPVAALKQLEENGDYTARLALLEEQKSLPWQAVWEMYCQRHDAPAGSQWLDNVRAYEKGVLAARQ